The Magnetospirillum sp. 15-1 genomic interval CCCATCTTCTCGATCTCCTTGACCTCCATACAGCTACGGTCGAGATCGGTATAGAACAGGGTCAGGCCATCGATCGGATTGGGGGTGGTCTCGATGGGAGCAGTCCGTGCCAGCAGCAGGATCTTGTTGGCGGTCTGGGCGGTCGAGGTCCAGATCTTGCCGCCATTCACCACATAAACATCCCCTTGGCGCTCGGCCCGGGTCTGGATATGCGCGGTGTCGAGACCGGCATTGGCCTCGGTGACACCGAAGCAGGCTCTGTCCTTGGCCTGAATGATCGGCGGCAGCCAGGCTTGCTTCTGCTCCTCGGTGCCATGAACCGCAACCGGCTTCAGGCCAAAGATGTTGATATGCACCGAAGAGGCGCCGGTAAAGCCTGCCCCCGATTCGGCGATGGTCATCATCATGATCGCCGCCTCTGTGACGCCTAATCCCGCGCCGCCATAGGCTTCCGGAAGCGCGATTCCAAGCCACCCGGCCTCGGCCACGTCCTTGGCGAAATCGTCGGGAAAGCCGCCATGACGGTCCCGCTCGAGCCAGTACTCATCCGGATATTTGCTGCAAATCCGCTGCAGCGACTCTCGGATCTGTGACTGCGTCTCGTCAAAATCGAACTCCATGACGCCTCCTCGTCGTGATTGCCCCCTATTCAAAGAGAGCGACTTCGACCCCAAGGCATTTAAAATGACTTGTCGGTCACTATTGTCGCCGAAGGTACGGCTCGAACCACCCCGTGTCAAGCACCCACATTTTAGGCCACACATGGATTCAATGGGATTGACGGCAGCCCTATTGACAATGTAAATGGTTAGTCAGTCATTTAAAAGAAACGGGTCACACCAGACCCGGCGACAGGGCAGGGACATCGCAATGGACAAGGTCTGTAAAAGCGCCGCCGAGGCGCTTGAGGGAGTGCTGTTCGACGGGATGACGGTCATGGCCGGCGGATTCGGCTTGTGCGGCATCCCCGAGAACCTGATCGCCGCGCTCAAGGAAAGCGGCGTCCGGAATCTCACCGTCATCAGCAACAATGCCGGCATCGACGGTTTCGGCCTGGGAACGCTGCTCGAGACCCGCCAGATCAGGAAGATGGTCTCGTCCTATGTCGGCGAGAACAAGCTGTTCGCCCAGCAATACCTTTCGGGGGAACTGGAACTCGAATTCAACCCACAGGGAACTCTGGCCGAACGGATCCGGGCGGGCGGAGCTGGCATTCCGGCATTCTTCACCAAGACCGGCGTCGGCACCCAGGTGGCCAATGGCAAGGAAATCAGGGTGTTCAACGGCGAAGCCTATGTGATGGAACTGGCGCTGCAGGCCGATCTGTCAATCGTCAAGGCTTGGCGGGGCGATGCTGAAGGAAACCTGGTTTTCCGCAAGACGGGCCGCAACTTCAACCCGATGATGGCGACCGCAGGGACGGTGACCATCGCCGAAGTCGAGGAATTGGTCCCGAACGGCCAGATCGATCCGGATCATGTGCACACGCCCGGCATCTTCGTGCAGAAGATTCTACAAGGGCACGAATACGAAAAGCGGATCGAGCAACGCACCGTGCGCGCACGGACCTGAGGGGGGGAAAAAAGAGCATGCCTTGGACTCGCGACCAGATGGCGGAACGTGCCGCCCGTGAACTCTGCGACGGTTTCTACGTCAATCTCGGCATCGGCATTCCAACCCTGGTGGCCAATTACATCCCGCCGGGAGTCAAGGTTGTCCTGCAAAGCGAGAACGGCATGCTGGGCATGGGCCCCTTCCCTCTCGAGGGCGATGAGGACCCCGACCTGATCAATGCCGGAAAACAGACCGTCACCGAGCTTCCAACCACCAGCTATTTCTCGTCGGCGGACAGCTTCGCCATGATCCGGGGCGGCCATATCGACCTCTCCATTCTTGGCGCCATGCAGGTCAGCGGCACCGGCGACCTAGCCAACTGGATGGTTCCCGGGAAGATGGTCAAGGGAATGGGTGGGGCCATGGATCTGGTGGCCGGCGTCAAGAAGGTCGTGGTCGTCATGGAGCACACAGCCAAGGATGGCGAACACAAGATTCTTGAATGGTGCTCCTTACCGCTGACGGGAGTAGGGGTAGTCGATATGATCATCACCGATCTGGCGGTCTTCACCATCGACAAGCAAGGCGGCGGCCTCACGCTGATCGAACTCGCTCCCGACGTCGATATGCACGAGATCACACAAATGACCGGAGTGGCCTTCGATATCGCACTGGCCGACGGCACCGTGGGGTCGTTCGCGCCATCGGCATGATGGAAGCCCCGAAGAGAGACATGTCAGGTACCGGCTATTGTGGATTGAGCCCGTCCTGAGATTCGCTCATTCTGGCCGGAGGGGAAGGTTCACCGCTTCGAAAGCAGGATCCGTTCCATGCGCGTGTCCCGCATGATCATGGGAATTGTCTGTGGTGCGGTCATCCTGGGCGGTGTCTATGGGACATACCGGGTCGTCCACCCGTCACGGGAGGTCCCCGCCGGAATCGGCGGCGGCAATGGCCGCATCGAGGCCAACGAGGTGGATTTGAGCGCCAAGCATGCCGGCCGGGTGGCGGAAATCCGCTTCCAGGAAGGCGATATGGTGCAGGTGGGCGACGTGGTGGCGCGGATCGATACTGCCGATCTTGAGGCATCCCTGCGCTCCGCCGAGGCCCGGGTCCGGCAGGCCGGGATGACCCAGGCCGAGGCCGCCGCCGTGATCGAGCAGCGCAAGGGCGAGTTGGTGCTTGCCGAGCGCGAGTTCGAGCGCGCCGCCACCCTGCTGTCCAAGGGCACGGTTTCAGAGCAGCGGGTCGATCAGGCCCGGTCCCAGCGCCGCACCGCCGCTTCCGCCCTGGAGGCGGCGCGCAACCGCCTGGAGGCGGCGAAAGAAGCCGCTTCGGCCGCCCGGGCGGAAGTGGAACGTCAGACCCATCTGGTGGCGGACGGCGTGCTGCGCGCCCCCTGTACCGGCCGTGTCCTCTATCGCCTCGCCGAGCCGGGGGAAGTGCTGGCCGCCGGAGGAAAGGTGGCCACCCTGATCGACCTGTCCAACATCTACATGACCCTATTCCTGCCCACGGCCGAGGCCGGCCGGATCGCCCTGGGCGCCGAAGCACGCATCATCCTGGACGTGATGCCCGACCGCGCCGTTCCGGCCAAGGTCTCGTTCGTCTCGCCCAGGGCGCAGTTCACACCCCGGCAGGTCGAAACCCAGCGCGAAAGGGACAGGATGATGTACCGCGTCAAGATCCGCGTCCCCGAGCAACTGGTGCGGCAACACATCGAGCAGGTGAAGACGGGGTTGACGGGTATGGGCTACGTCAGACTTGCCCCAGACGCGGCCTGGCCCGACTGGCTCGAATCCGATCTGACCAAGGCGATAGCGACGGGGCAATGACACCATGACTCCGGCCGTCGCCATCCACGAAGTCCACCATGCCTACGGCAAGGCGGCTGCGTTGGAGGGAGTGTCGCTGGAGGTCGCCGAGGCCTCCAGCCTGGTGCTAATCGGCCCCGACGGCGTGGGCAAATCGTCCCTCCTGGGACTGATCGCCGGGGCCAAGCGCCTGCAGCGGGGGAGCGTCCGGGTCCTGGGAGCGAACATGGCCGAAGCCCGACCCCGTGCCCGGGTCCAGCCGCGCATCGCCTTCATGCCGCAGGGGCTGGGCCGCAACCTCTATCCCGACCTCAGCGTGCGCGAGCACCTGGAATTCTTCGGCAAGCTGTTCGGGCTGAACGCCCACCAACGCGAGGAGCGAGTCGCCGCCCTGCTGGCCGGTACCGGTCTGGCCGCCTTCGCCGGTCGCCCCATGGGCAAGCTGTCGGGCGGGATGAAGCAGAAGCTCGGGCTGTGCTGCGCTCTGATCCACGATCCGGACCTGTTGATTCTGGACGAGCCGACCACCGGCGTCGATCCGCTGTCGCGGCGCCAATTCTGGGAACTGATCGCCGGCATTCGCGCCACCCGCCCGCGCATGACCGTCCTCGCCGCGACCTCCTACATGGAGGAGGCCGAGCAATTCGACCGGGTGGCGGTATTCCATGGCGGCCGCCTGCTGGCCTGCGCCCCGCCGGAAGAGCTGAAATCGGCCGCCGGCCGCGAGACGCTGGAAGAGGTGTTCGTCGCCCTGCTTCCCGAGGAAGCCGGCCGCGATCATCGTCCCCTGCTGAAGACACCCCGCCATGACGGCGACGGCGAGGCACCGGTGATCGAGGCGCGCGGCCTCACCCGCCGCTTCGGCGACTTCACCGCCGTCGATGACGTCAGCTTTTCCATCGGCCGAGGGGAGATTTTCGGATTCCTCGGCTCCAACGGCTGCGGCAAGACCACCACCATGAAAATGTTGACCGGCCTGCTGCCCATGACCGCGGGCCGGGTTCGCCTGCTGGGAATGCCGGTGAATCCCCGGGACCTGTCGGCCCGCCGACGGATCGGCTACATGTCGCAGTCCTTCTCGCTCTACGGCGAGTTGACGGTGCGAAAGAACCTGCGCCTGCATGCCAGGATATTCCACCTGCCACCGGACGCGGCGCGGCGGCGCGAGGACCATCTGGTCGGCCGCTTCGACCTGGCCCCCCATCTCGACAAACTGGCCGGCGATCTGCCGCTGGGGGTCCGCCAGCGACTCTCGCTGGCGGTGGCTATTCTGCACGAGCCGGAAATCCTGATTCTCGACGAACCGACCTCCGGCGTCGATCCGGTGGCACGCGACGCCTTCTGGCGGGAATTGTTCACCCTATCGCGCCACCGGGGCGTGACCATCTTCGTTTCCACCCACTTTATGAGCGAGGCGGCCCGGTGCGACCGAATCGCCTTCATGCATGCCGGCAGGGTGCTTGCGGTCGGAGAGCCAGAGCAACTGCGCCTGGAGCGCCGGGTACATTCCCTGGACGCGGCCTTCATCGCCTTCATGGAAGAAGCCTTGCCTCCTGGGGACGACGGCGATGCCAGCCACTTTCCGGCTCCGCTGGAAAGCCAGCCCCCGCCTCCATCCTTTTCGCTCCGGCGCCTCGGCGCCTTCGCCTGGCGAGAAGGGCTGGAGATTCTGCGCGACCGCGTGAGGCTGGCGGTGGCGCTGTTCGGAACCGCGATCCTGATGCTGATCTTCGGCTACGGCATAACCCTGGACGTGGAGCATGTCGCATTCACCGTGCTGAATCACGACGGATCGCCGGAAAGCCGCGCCTATATCGAGCAGTTCCAGGGGTCCCCCTATTTCAAGGAGAAGCCGACGCTGCGCAATGGATCGGAGCCGACTCTCGCGCTACGCGGCGGAACCGTCGTCGCGGTGGTGGAGATTCCGCCCGATTTCGGCGCCCATTTGCGGCGCGGGCAACCAACCGAGATCGCGGTGACCATGGACGGCGCCATGCCGTTCCGGGCGGAAACGGTAGAAGGCTACGTCACCGGACTGCACCGGCAATTCCTGAACGCGCTGGCCCGCGAGAACGGCATTACCATGCCCCCCGAGCCGGTCCAGGTGGAAACCCGCTTCCGCTACAACCAGGCGTTCCGCAGCGTCGAGGCCATGGTGCCGGCGGTGATCGGCCTGCTGCTGGTGTTCATCCCCGCCATCCTGATGGCCCTGGGCATCGTTCGGGAAAAGGAATTGGGCTCCATTACCAATTTCTACGTCACCCCCACCAGCCGCTTCGAGTTTCTCGCCGGAAAGCAGGTACCCTACGTTGTTCTCGGCATGGTCAATTTCGTCCTGATGGTGATGATGGCCGTGCTGTTGTTCAACGTCCCGATACGGGGCAGCCTGACCGGCCTCTCGCTGGGGGCGCTAGCCTATGTGACGGCAACCACCGGCATCGGCCTGCTGATGTCATCGTTCACCCGGACGCAGATTTCCGCCCTGTTCGGGACGGCAGTCATCACCATCATGCCGGCCACCCAGTTTTCCGGAATGCTGCAGCCGGTCTCCAGCCTGGAAGGCGGCGCCCGTGCCGTCGGCACCTTCTTTCCAACCACCTATTTCCTCAAGATCAGCGTCGGCGCCTTCACCAAGGGCCTCGGCCTGACCGATCTCGCCCCATTCATCGCCGTCCTGGTCCTGTTCGCTCCCGCACTGTGGGGGCTGTCCATGGCCCTGTTGCGCAAGCAGGAGCGGTAAACGTGATGGCACGGTTCAGCACCATCAGAGCCCTGATCAGTAAGGAATTCGCCAGCTTCTTCCACGACTGGGTGCTTGTCGCCTTTTCCCTTTACGCCTTTTCCGTCGCCATCTACGCGCAGGCCTATGGCCTGTCCCACGAATTACATCGGGCCGCCATCGCGGCCGTCGATGAGGACCGGTCGCTTCTGTCTGGGCACATCCTGGCCGCGTTCCTCCCGCCCCATTTCCAAAAACCCGTCCTCATCGGATTGGACGAGATCGATCCGGCGATGAACAGCGCCCGCTTTACTTTCATCCTCGACATCCCCTCCGGATTCGAAGCCGACGCCCGCGCCGGCCGCCGGCCCGTCGTCCAGGTCCTGGTGGACGCTACCGCCATGATGCAGGCCGGTATCGGCGCCGGCTACATCCAGACCATCATCCTCGACGAAAGCCAACGGTTTCTCGGCCGTGACGAGGCCGCGACCGACCGCCCGGCGATCGACCTGCAACTGCGCTTCGCCTTCAATCAGGATATCCAGACCCCACGTTTCTCCGGCATGATGACACTCATCGACCACATCACCATGCTGTCGATCCTGCTGGCCGGCGCCGCCCTGGTGCGCGAGCGCGAGCACGGGACCATCGAGCATCTGCTGGTCATGCCCGTCCGGCCGATCGAGATCATGCTGGCCAAGGTGCTGGCCAACAGCGCGGTAATCCTGCTACTCACCGCCATATCGCTGAAGGTGGTCATCGAAGGAGTGCTGGCGGTTCCGCTGGCGGGCTCGCCGATATTGTTCCTGGCCGCGGTGGCGATCTATCTGTTCTTCACCACCGCCCTCGGCATGTTCCTGGGAACCGTGGCCCAATCGATGCCGCAGCTGGGATTGCTGTTCATCTTGGTGATTCTACCCATGACGCTGCTGTCCGGCGGCCAGACCCCGCGCGAGAGTATGCCGGAAATCCTCCAGCAGGTGACGCTGTTGTCGCCCTCGACCCATTTCGTTGCCATCGCCCAGGCCATTCTTCACCGGGGCGCCGGACTGGAGGTGATCTGGCCCAACCTGGCAGCCACCGCCGCCGTCGGTGCCGGCTTCTTCTGGGTCAGCCTACGCCGTTTCCGCCACCACCTGTCGAGCTACAGTTAGGGAGCGTCGGCGATCCAGGCCGGATAGGCCATTTTGGTATTTTAAGCCGATTTTCTTCAATGGTGGGCCTTTGGCGATACCGAGAATGTTTGTGTCGATGACCGACATACTGAGTCCCCTGGCGCCAGAGGCGTTGCCAGCTCCGACGAACAGCTTCTTGGCATTGCTCGCCCCGTCAGACCTCCGGAGACGCGATGCAAACATCGATACCGAGGTGGCCACAAAGATAAACCGTTCCAATTCAGATACTTGCCTTATCCGCTGTGACTGGAGCGGCCTCCCGTCCGAGAAGAATGATTCGGGGGGCTTCCTCCTGTCTGAATGTGAAACGAAGGGGGCATAGCTTTAGCGTTGTTGGTCGCCGTGTTTCATGGTCTCATAGATACAGTTCCAACTGTTTGTATGATGGACCCAGTGACAGACCGTCAGAGACTCGTCCGCATCGCGGCCCGTGCGCTTGGCCGCCACGGCTTGGTGCATGCTTATGGCCATTGCAGCCAACGGCTGGATACGGGCAGCTTTCTGGTTTGCAGTCCCAGGCCCATGGGTCTGGTCGCGGCCGGAGAGAATGGCATCGTGGTTCCGGTTGACGGTGAATTGCCGGTCGGCACCCTGGGAGAAGTCAGGATACACCAAGCGATCTATCGGAGTCGGCCGGATGTCGGCGGCGTTGCCCGCATCATGCCTCCGATCACTGTGGCGTTGTCGGTTCTGCGGATCACTGCCCGTCCATGGCATGGTTTCGCCTCTTACTTTGCGCCGTGTCCGCCACTTTGGGACGATCCATTGCTGGCCCGTGATACCGTGCGTGCCGAGGGAATCGCGGAAACGCTGGGAGAGGCGCCAGCCGTCGTGATGCGAGGCAACGGAGCAGTTACCGTCGGCGCCAGCTTGCAGGACGCCGTGGTGTTCGCTTGGTATCTGGAAGAGGCGGGACGGATCGAACGCTTTGTCCTCGACCTCCATGGCCTGGGCGATCCATCCCTGCTTACCTCCCACGAGATCGAACATCGGGCGGTTCGAGCTGGCGGCATATTCGAGCGGATGTGGGAATATCTGACCGTCGGCGATCCAGAGGGGCCGTATCCCTATGAGGGCCCGGGCGCCTGATGCCGGGTCAAGAGACGCGGTTCCGGCGCTTGAGCGAGCCTTCAAGGTAGTTCGAAACCATATCGCGCCATACGAAGAGCAGGCGTTCCACCTGCTTCATATCGGGACTCCAAATCGCACGGATAGCGGCGCCGCGGACGATATTGATCGTCAGCCATAATATATCGGCTGCATGTTCGGGGGACATGCCATGGTCCAGCATGGTCTTCTGCCACTCGTCTTCCACCGGCTGGCGATAGTTCCGCATGATTACCAAGGCCTGCTTCTTGAACTCGGCATCCTTGCAACCGGTCAGCAGCCAGTCCAGACCAACATAGAAATAGTCGCTGAAATAGAAGGTGGCGGCGTCTTTTATGACGGCATCGAGCGGATCGTCGGAGAACGGTAAATTCTTCGCCAGCGCTACCCCATAGGACCGGGACATGTCGAAGACATATTCCATAGTGGCCAGGACCAAGTCGTTCTTGCTGGGAAAATGGTGCACCTGGGCACCGCGCGATACTCCCGCCCGTTTAGCGACCTCGGCGGTGGTGAAGCCGGCATAGCCACGCTCCTTCAGCACGACGAAGGCCGCGTCCAGGATACGCCGCTTCATCCGGTCGCTGCGCTCCTCCTGGGTCCGTCGCGGGCTTTTTCCCTGATCGCTTTGATTCATGCGCCTAGCCTGACTCGATTTGGCCCCTCGGCCTCTCTGGGTTCATGGGAAAACTCCCGGCGTCATGGAGGAATTTAGCCAAAACACCGTGTCACCGCCAGCGGTAAGAGCGCATCCGCCCCTGCCGCCGGGACATCAACCCGCCCCGTTGCCAGCCATCCGCGTCATATTCGCCAGGGTGGAACCGCCGTCAATCCAGATTGCCCTTGAGAAACCGCGTCACCAGTTCGCAGAAGGGACCACACTTCTCGACCTGCACCCAGTGGCCGCATTGTCCGAACAGGTGGAGCTCTGAACGGGGAATGAGCTGCACGAGGCGATGACTTGTGGTCGGCGGGACCACGACGTCATCGCGACCGTGAAGCAGCAGCACGCGTTTGTCGATCCTGGCGATTGCCTCCTCCGGCGTCGCCAGCCGAGACACGTGGCGCTGGCGCGGGCCGGGAAACAGCAACCGATAACTCTCCTGATAGCCCGGCCGGATACTGGCCTTGTAGCGCGACTGGATCAATTCGGGCGACAGGAGCGACTTGTCGTAGGCGAAGAGATTCATGAGGTGGGCCATGCTCTCTTCCGATGGCTCGTAACCCCATACGGCGTCCAGGGCTGACGTCAAAGTAAACTCCACCCCGGCCGATCCCATCAGGACAAAACGGTCGACTCGGTCCGGATATTGCGCCGCGAAGGCCAGTGTGAGCGCGCCCCCGAAAGAATTACCGACGAACGAGGCGCGCTGGATGCCCAGCGCGTCAAGGAATCCGCTCAGATGCGCCAGCCAGAATTCCATGCTGTAATCCGCATCCTGGGGACGTTCAGTATAGCCGAATCCGGCCATATCCAGGGCGATCACCCGGAAGTGAGAAGCCAGTTTCGGGATGACCAGCCGCCAATTGGCATAGGCAGTCACGCCCGGCCCTGAACCATGCACCAGGATCAGCGGCGATCCCTCACCGGCCTCGAGGTAGTTGGTGCCGATGCCGTTGGCGACGACATTGCTGCCGATTTCTGGATCATTGGAAGGGATCATGAGCTCAATCCTTTTGACTGCCGCATCCTACGCGTCGATTTCGATCATTATCCAGCCGTCTTCCTGGGTGACGGGGTAAATGCGGAGGGCCACCGTGCAGGGCATCGCCTTCGGCATACCGGTGCTCACGTCGAAGCTGCCGAAATGCCATGGACATTCGACGACACAGCCGTCCAGTATCCCTTCCTCGGAAAGCGAGGCCTTGCCATGTGTGCACTGGTCCTCGGTGGCGTAGTAGCCTTCCCCGGTGTTGTACACCGCGACGCGGCGGCCATCCGGGAGGTCGGCGCCAACGATGCTGCCCACTTCGACGTCGGCAGCCATGATAAGACGATGCATCATAGTCCTAGCTCCATTCGCGGTCCCTCAAAGCATGGTGCTGCCGCCGTTGACGCTGATCACCTGCCCAGTGACGAATGACGCCTCGGACGAGGCGAGAAAAGCGATCATGGCGGATACCTCGTCCATTTCTGCCGGCCGCCCCATGGGAACGATGCTGACGAACTGATCGACTAGATTCGGGTCTTTCGCCAGAATCTCCGATAGTTGGGGTGTGTTGACGGCGCATGGCGCCACCGTGTTGACGGTGATGCCGTCCTTAGCGAATTCGCGGGCGAGACCGCTGGTGAGGCCGTGCATGCCACCCTTGGCGGCGTTGTAGGCGGCATGATCCCAAAGGCCGCTGCGCACCGAATCGGCCCCGACATTGACGATGCGGCCATAGCCCTTCGCCTTCATTACCGGGAGAATGGCGTGACAGCACCACAGGGTCGTCCACAGATTCCGGTCCACGGTCTGGCGAAGCGTCTCCGAGGTATGGGACAGGAACGGCAGGATCACGCCGCCACCCGCATTGTTCACCAGGATATCGATGGTGCCAAAGGCCGCGATCGCGGCATCCCGCAGGGCGATGGCCTCCTCCTGCCGCGACAGGTCACCCGCATGGCCGACCACCTCGGCCCCCTGCTTTTGCAACGCCGAGACGGACTGCTCCAGCCCACGGCCATCCATATCGCCGATAACCACCCGAGCGCCGGCGGCGGCCAGGTGCTGGGCAATGTTCAGGCCGATGCCGCGCGCCGTTCCGGTGACGACGGCCACTCGGCCGGTGAGCGCCAGGGGTTTGGCTCGGGCGGCGGTCATCGACCGCCCCCCTTCACGGCCGGAGGCTCGATAGCCCCGACCTTGGCGAAGGTTGCCGCGGGAACGCTGCCCCACAGGTCCAGGGCCTCGGGCCGAGGCTCCAGCATGCGCGGCTGGCGCGGTTCGTGTTCCGGAAACTCCTCCATACCATAGCTGTACTCCACGGTCATGCCGTCGGGGTCCAGGAAGTAGATGAAGATACTACCCGAGGGCTGATGCCGGCCGGGACCGAACACGATCTCCACCGCATCACGTTTGAAGCGATTCATCGCACAGCCGATATCGTCGATGTCGCCGACCATGAAGTTGACATGGTGCAGTCTGTTGCCGTCCGGCGATTTTCCGATGGCGAAAGAATGATGCAGCGGATTGGGATGACATCGCATGAACGAGAAACGGCCAGCGACGTAGTCCGACACGTCGAAGCCCAGATTTTGCGTGACGAAGGCGACGGTCTCGTCAAACGTCTCCACCCCAAGCACCACATGGCCA includes:
- a CDS encoding VOC family protein, translating into MTAQFRYRKLGYVALNVSDVDRSCDFYIREVGLELSERDETGRVFLRCGPDHHNLILYPAAEPGLKRVAFELEGPEELEKARHHIERLGLVGIDIVPAELAQLRQGDGFRFQEPNSGLTFEYYTKMLQMALPYRHTHTKIARLGHVVLGVETFDETVAFVTQNLGFDVSDYVAGRFSFMRCHPNPLHHSFAIGKSPDGNRLHHVNFMVGDIDDIGCAMNRFKRDAVEIVFGPGRHQPSGSIFIYFLDPDGMTVEYSYGMEEFPEHEPRQPRMLEPRPEALDLWGSVPAATFAKVGAIEPPAVKGGGR